The Corynebacterium mycetoides genome includes the window CACTGAGCCATAGGACCGAATCTGGAAGGAGACTTTACACGGCACCCTCGAATCACCCTAATCCGCAGGTCAGGGCGCGCATCACAGTAGAACCCCGCGCACGTCGCCTCGCCAGCGGATCACACCGGTGTCATTCGCTTAACCCACGCACATTCGGCCCCTGACCTTGGCGATTTGTGATTGGCCCGACAAAGCGGTTAATGTTCTATCTCGCACAACACGTCAATCGTGCGGTGTGTGCGGATGTAGCGCAGTTGGTAGCGCATCACCTTGCCAAGGTGAGGGTCGCGAGTTCGAGTCTCGTCATCCGCTCTCGGCTCCTTTAGCGGGCCGAACAATGCAATATCCTGCAAAATTGCACGCGCGTTTAGCTCAGCGGGAGAGCGCTTCCCTGACACGGAAGAGGTCACTGGTTCAATCCCAGTATCGCGCACCGAGTGCCCCACCACGGGGCCTCACGCGGATGTAGCGCAGTTGGTAGCGCATCACCTTGCCAAGGTGAGGGTCGCGAGTTCGAGTCTCGTCATCCGCTCCAAGTACATACAGCGTACTTTGGGGGTAACTCCACGGTGGATTGGTCGAGTGGTTAGGCAACGGTCTGCAAAACCGTGTACACGGGTTCGATTCCCGTATCCACCTCCAAGCCATCGAATGGCTTTTACGCGCGATTAGCTCAGCGGGAGAGCGCTTCCCTGACACGGAAGAGGTCACTGGTTCAATCCCAGTATCGCGCACCGAGTGCCCCACCACGGGGCCTCACGCGGATGTAGCGCAGTTGGTAGCGCATCACCTTGCCAAGGTGAGGGTCGCGAGTTCGAGTCTCGTCATCCGCTCCACGTACTATGTCGCCCATGACTCCCTCGGATCTCATCGGGCCCACACTCACCGCCGACCAGCCGGAGTTCCGGATGGTGGCGGTGATGTCGTTGTTCGGGGCGTTGTCGCGCGCCGGCACCTCCGGTTCCATGGGCAACGACCTCGACGCCCGCCTTCTGGCGGCCCTGCGCGAGTGGTCGGACTGCGTCCTCGTCAGCGCGTCCACGGTGCGCGCGGAAGACTACGGGCCAGCCTCGACGCAGTTTGCGGTCCTCTCGCGCACGCTGGACTTCGACGCCTCGGCGCGCTTTTTCGCGGGCACTCCCCCGCTGATTCTGACTCCGCAAGCATCGCTCACCGACCCCGCCCTCGGCCCCGCGCGCGCCGCGCTGGAGCAAGCGGGAGCCCAGCTCGTCGGCACCGGCGCGGGAACGGCCGCGGAGGTCGTGGCGGCGCTGCATGCCAGGGGGTTGCGGCGGATCTCCTGCGAGGGCGGGCCGAAGGTGTATTCCGCGATGCTCTCCGGTGACGTGGTGGATGTGGTCCACGTGACGGTGGATCCGTCGATAAGCGGCAGCGATGCGAACTACCTCCCGCCGCTGGAGGCGCGGGGCGCGATGCGCCGCTTTACGCTCGAATCCGCCGTCAGCGACGATTCGGTGCTCTTTACCCGCTACCGGCGGGTGCGCCCCTGAACGGTTCGGGCCCCCGGTACGGTGTGTCCCATGGAAAAGCTCGCGTCCCTCTGGGTGGACCCGGACCCGCGCCCGAGCGCCGCGCCGGCGCGCACCGTGGCCAACTACGTCGCCTGGCCGGTGGCGGCGCTCATCGTCATCCACCGCGTGGTGGTGCTCGCTTGGACGGGCTCGCCTACCGACGACTTCACCACCGTGTGGTCCGCCGCACGGCGATTCGTGGACCGGGTGCCGGTGTATGACGAGATATACCACCACGTCAACCCGCACTACCTGTACAACCCGGGGGCGACACTTCTGCTCTCGCCGCTGGGCCTGACCGGCAACCTTGATGCGGCTCGCTCGCTGTTCATCCTCGCGAACGCCGGCGCCATCATCGCCGCGCTCGCGTGGCT containing:
- a CDS encoding dihydrofolate reductase family protein; protein product: MTPSDLIGPTLTADQPEFRMVAVMSLFGALSRAGTSGSMGNDLDARLLAALREWSDCVLVSASTVRAEDYGPASTQFAVLSRTLDFDASARFFAGTPPLILTPQASLTDPALGPARAALEQAGAQLVGTGAGTAAEVVAALHARGLRRISCEGGPKVYSAMLSGDVVDVVHVTVDPSISGSDANYLPPLEARGAMRRFTLESAVSDDSVLFTRYRRVRP